The stretch of DNA TTAGTACTCTGTGCTGCCTCCCACTTTCGATTGTGCAATCTCCAACCACGCCCGCGtttccctcccccgcgcgcgcgtccgtCAGTCACCCCCCGTCTGTCTACCTACTACCTGACCTGGTACCTCTccgtctgcccgcccgaccgccgcccgcgtcgacaCACACCACTCACAAACGCCAGAGGACGCAGACGCAACAACGCACGttcccgccgcgcccgccatccgaccgaccgaccgaacGACGGACCACGCAGCGACCCTGTGGGCgtgtcgtgtgtgtgtgtgcgtgagtctgtgtgcgcgtgcgcgccgaGGGACCGACCAGACCGAACGAACGTCGAAGACAATCCGGCAGCGACACACGAGAAAACTTGCGACAAAGGGGGGGGCaagcccgcgacgacgaccaccaggCACGTGAGACGGAAGGGGGTCTTCGCTCTCTCGCATCATCTCTCTATTGCCTCACCCGAGTTCGGggagcgcagcagcggcgggcgcgcaagaaagaagaagagcgtgccctctctctctcaccctCCCTGCCTCCTTTTCTGGAACAGCGATTCGAACGAATAAACGAACAAATCGACCACGACCGTTACCGTTTCGCGCCTCCCACCACGACGCTCTACTGCAGCCAGCGCCCGTTTACTACCACACAGCCTTCTACCCCGTGCCTTTTAATCGACGACAACGCGAATATTCGCTACCATCTCGTCGTAACTCGGCTACTCATTTCTCTCGTGCGCAacatcgccgacgagcctGCCAATTGTGAGTGACTACCTAGGAACCCCCCCGCTACCactagcagcagcatcatcatcgtcgcccccccttttcccgcagccgcacctcccgcgcccgcgctgcaCAACACAcctccccccctttcacCCAAAGAAAGAGCAGTGGCCGAGACTCCGCTGCGAAGAATGAGGGCGTTTGCTTCCATGATGGCAATCGGATTGTACTGACAATTTGCGCGTGTGCGACAGAAGACTTGTCCGGACAAGTCATTGTCCTTTGAGCCGTATATTCATCCATCTTCGTGCCACGCTCACGCCTCATCGCGCcgtgcctcgcctcgcctcgcctcgcctcgcctcgcctcgcatcAACTCGATtcgactcgactcgaacCGACCCAGCGCCAGTCTTGCACTGTCGCACCGTTCAACCCACCTTACGGCCAAGCACCTCTGTTTAATGAGTTCTCGCGACTCCAcggctcatcatcaccaacctACACCCCCCGATACGCATAGAAACCTCCGCTGGCGAACCTACCAAGACACCGCTACCACCGCCACGACTACCACCTccttcaccaccactgccagcCCCAAAGCcggcagtagcagcagaAGCTTTAGCATCGGCTTGCAGCAATCCGCACGCAACACGCTCGCCTCGATCCGCGACCGCCTCCCCTCCAACGTACAcagccgcctcgccagcagcgagccAGTCACCAAGATGGGTGGCCAAATATCCAAGGTGATGGGCAAGATCTTCGGGTCCAAGGAGATGCGCCTCCTCatgctcggcctcgacgccgccggcaagaccACCATCCTCTACAAGCTTAAGCTTGGCCAGGAcgtcaccaccatccccACCGTCGGCTTCAACGTCGAGACGGTCACTTACAAGAACGTCAAGTTCAACGTCTGGGACGTGGGCGGCCAGGACAAGATTCGGCCCCTCTGGAGGCATTACTTTTCGGGTAAGTCGCGTCGCGTCTTGATCTTGACCCTTCCTTCTTCGTCTTGCCCCTTGACCCGCCCGCTAAACgcaccgtcttcttctcccctTCTCGCAGGCACCCAGGGTCTCATCTTCGTCATCGATTCGGCCGACCGCAACcgcatcgacgaggctcGCCAGGAGCTGCACCGCATCATCAACGACCGAGAAATGAAGGAcagcctgctgctcgtcTTCGCCAACAAGCAGGACCTCAAGGAGGCCATGAAGCCCCAGGAGGTGACCGAggccctgcagctcgcccgTCTCAAGGACAAGGTCTGGTACGTGGTGCCCAGCTGCGCCACCaccggcgagggcctgctcgagggcctggcctggctgtcCAACAATGTCAAGTCGCAGCCCGCCCCTGTCAAGAAGTGAGCCCGCCCGGGGGGCCTGACGCGGttcgagacggcggcgacgggcacaGCGCACGGGCGAAGCGGTTTCGCCCTTGATGCAACAAGCGAGGACTACGAGAAGGCAGCCGAGGTGGGCCGCGGCAACAACGATTGGCGACGCAAAGACGTCGTGCCCGGCTCACTACTACTCTTCATTCGCGGTCTGACCGCGTTCCCTGGCTTCCTTTCCCCCCAAAGCAAAATTGCGTTATTGCAGCTCGACGATTCTCCTCATGCGTGCCCTACGTTTGTTGTTTTCAttcttctttctctttttGGTCGCTATTGATGCTTTTCTCGTTCTTTTTCTTTTGTCCCAAATACCCGCGGAGACGCAACGGAGGCGCCGTGAGATGGCCAGGCGCATGTCATGTatctgtgtgtgtgtgagtgttTGTTTGCGtgtggccggcgacggcgtcgacggctcccctcctccccccttggCCCGAAACTGCCCCAACACCCCTCGTCTTGGATGGAACGATGGACAGCCAGCGGTTCAGCTCTTGTTTTACTGTTGTGTGTGCGTCCCGCGTCTGCAGGCGCCTGGGTGGTTTTGCCTAGGCGGAGCGGGAGAGTCGAAACGCGACGGAAGCGAAGGGGTGGCCCGCTCCGCTGTGAAACGAAACAGTCGCCGCTGATGTGTCGGACTGACAACGGGCGCGCGGTCGGAAGGCCCCGTGGGGAGACGGCGCCTGGTGCGTGCGTTGCCTCCCTCCATGCACTGCGtgcacggcgcggcgagggatTTGCCGAGGGCGCGTGCGTATTCGGGGAAGGGGAACAAGCCGTTGGGCCCGACCGGCTGGAGAGAGCAATACGACGAGACACAACGGATGGATGCGAGGCTGGCGTGCATTTTGGGGCAAGGTGTGTGTGTTCTTGGGAGTGTGCTGGACGTTCGCAGTGAGCGAAAGCGGCGGTGCCTGGGCGGTCCCCCTTCCCCCGATAGAGGGGGAACACGGAATCGGGGCGAGCACGAGGTAGGGAGTGAGAATGGGAAAGGGAGCGAGGGAAGAAGCGCTTGAGAGCAGCGTCATGTATCACATGCATGATACCGacactaccaccaccaccaccaaccttGACTACTACCACGCCACGGCCGCTACCCATGGAACTTAGttactactaccactactaATAataacgacgacgacaacatgGGTACTGGACGCGCCCAAGTGGCCGGGCCGCCGTATCGTGGGGATGGGTTTGTTGCTCGTGAGATTGCATGTATCgactgctggtgctggtgctggtgctgcgatGGTGCCTCCACGCCATGCTCCTGGCGTGATGTCTTTTATATCACTTTTCCTAAAGTCTAGAATACGCTATTGCTCACATTAGAAAGACGAGCGGGGTGATGACCTTTGGAGTCGTTCCATAGATAAGGAACCCCCCCCTTCATAGTAAACGCTGGTTCACCCAAGCTCCCGAATCACAGATGGTCTCCCGCGTGACAGGAAACCCGGCCTCCGACGAATTCTGAATCGTCGCCCCGAAGCACTGCCCCGGCCAATCCGGGTCGCCGATGTCGTTGCGCCAGCACACGCCGTTGCAGGCGTTGCTGGTCCCGGCGGCGATCTCGGTGCGGTTCTTGACGTTGAAGGCGACGCACAGGTCGATGCAGTCGTTGAGGCTGCTCGTCCTCTGGTTGACCACGTTTCTtccaccggcaccggcggaCCATTGGAAGGAGGCGTTGCAGAACTTGCGGAACTGGTACGCGGTCGAGCCGAGGGCGTTGTAGATGGTGTTGTTGGAGGAGGGGCAGTCGCGGTAGAGGGTTTGGGTGGGGTTGGCttgcgtggtggtggtgaggatgGTTTTGGTTGGCTGGTCTCGCGCGGTTGGTGTCGTAGACGACGATGGCACATCgctggtgttgttgttgttgttggttTTATCGCTGTCGTTGTCCTTGGATCGGGCAGCCTGCGTaccgccaacggcgccgcctaCTAcagcgacaaggacgacgacggccagaACCAAGGCAAGCCAAAATGCCTTTTGTCGTGACAGCCCGCATATTGTGCGCTGGTGGGACGGTTTTTGCGAGCTTGCGAGCTCGTGCTGGTGATGCGGCTCAGTAGACAGTTCCGCGTGGGGCAGCGTCCCGTTGTTGTAGTGCGCAATCTTCTCCTCATGATATGCCTCGGGGGTTGTCAAGTCGGGGGCGACTTCGAGGTCGGAGTAGTATTGCCGTGACATGACGacgcgtgcgtgcggtgCCATGCGTGCCACCAGACGTCaagtgcccgcccgcctccccgcgACCCTCGGTCGGGTGGGAGAAAGAAAAGGGTTTGAGATGGGGACAACTTTGCCCGCTGACAGGCGTTGGTGTCATGTTGAATCATATATATACTGTATATgtatatttataattatattCAGAtcgggggaagggggggggggggggaaaggtGTGCTGTGCCTTTACGCtgacatgcatgcatgcagtgCTGCTggaagccagccagcccctgGGCGGCTAACGACGGACCACCCAATAAAGAGACAagtcggctggctggctggagaGCTTTTTATTATCAACCAAATCAACGATTGGGACGGGCGGGTGAGCTCGATGCTACCTTACCTACTGCGGCTTTgtgttgcgttgcgttgcacacggcaggcgggcatagcttttttttggggggaTATGTGATTCGACTGCGGCCCTCCTGGCCTCTAATAAGGGCACCAGAAGTAGGTGCAGGGATCCTCCTCCTTATtagcgccggcggcaaacCCGGCGGCTCCAGGTCAAACACCCATcacgctctctctctctctctgcctcgaGGACTGCAACCCACATGCAGACAGAGGTCATGGCCTCTAACGCTAGGGGGGTCATGTCATcgccacggccgaggcgagggccggTTACATATAGCACGGCATCTCGTCCTCAAAAGCATACTTGGGGAATAGAGATACTAAGCCACcctcttttcttcttcatccGCCTACTAACCAACCTTGCTTGCTACAAAAGTTAAACATTTGAAAGATGATACAGGCGTGGGAAAGCAGCAGCCCGTGATTTACGGTATGGCTTGGGCCCTGATCCACGAGCTTGATGTAAATTGAAGTCAACTTATTATTATACGTTGCCCGTCGTGAAACTGGGTGGAGACTTTCTTTCCCCTTCGTGccgtctgccctgcccaccAACCGGGGGCAGGCATGCAGGCAGCCTGGTCACCGCCTTGTTGATGGGCCATATTAAGCGTTCGCGAGATTGAAGCCACGACGCAAACAAGCAGGCAAGCACCCTAGCAATAAGGAGCAAGCTCGCGATCAGTCAATGAGTCGCGATAGCATAGCTCTTTTTTGGTCCTTGTACATGAGAACCAATTCCCCGTTCCTAACCTGTTCGAATATATGAATTACCCCATAATGTGGGTTGCCTACCACCACTCACTCCCATTTAAACCCAGAAGAAGGCCGCGGCCCCAAACCACTCTTCTTATAAGCCATATCAATCATCTTCATGTTGTTGAGAGAGTCACTGTGGTCAATCCAGAACCTTGCCTTGCGGCCTTTGATGCGGTTCACAAACTCCTCTAACTGGTAGCGATACGACATCCACCACACTTCACCAGGAAGGTCACGATATTCACCGCCAGCTTCTGCAAAAGAGTAAGCCTTGCGAAAATAACTCTCGCTCCATTGCTTCGTTATCTGGCCGTTGTCCTTGTTTCGGATTTCGAAAGAATCAAGAACATCGATGCGGTGCCAGGCTACTGCCTGAATGTAGCCATGAAGAGTTACCTCGCGGACACGTAGCTTCTCCTGGGTTTTGGGCAGTGTTGCGTCAAGAACGCGGACCGGCCGGGTCTTCACGCGAACGTGCGAAGGCTTCCAAGCGGTCTTGCCACGCAGCGTGCTCCTTgcctcgccgatgccgccgttaGGGAAGCGGAACTTGGCCTCAAAGGCCCAGTCACACTTGTCATGAACGCCGTCAGTGAAGTGGTTGGTGGTGCATTCGGTACACTCCACTGGCTCGGAGCCGAAAACGTGACGCATGGCCGCGAAACTATAGCAGCCCATCGCCATGATGCAGCCACCTGCAATATTGAAATTGAAGTGAATGTCTTCTTTTGAGGTAGCCCACCACGGGATCATCGAGTCGGTATCGAAATGAACCACATCCACTGGATCGATGAGGGATTGGAAGAGAATCCAGGAGGGATGGAAGCGGTTGTGGCAGGCCTCCATAAGAATAGGACCGTTGCCACCAGACATTTCTGGCAGGCTGAAGAGGATTTCAGCTTCTTCTGAATTTGATACAGACGGCTTTTCCAGAAGGACATGCTTGCCAGCACGCAGGGCACGAACCGCCCACTCGAAATGAAGGCCGTTTGCAAGAGGCACTAGTACCGCATCGATATTCGGGTCGTCAAGAATCTCTGTAAAAACAGTTATATGTTAATTCCTTTCTGCAACCAAAGTAGACAAACATGGCATTGTAGGCCTACCCTGGTACGAGCTCTTTACTTCTGGGACGCCTTGCGATTTCGCAAATGCCTCGGCTCTCTCGCGACTGCGTGCAGCCACGGCCTGGACGACAACTTCGGGGTGGGACTTGGCCGGGATGATGATTGCCATGGGGCTATGCGCTATCAGATCTTTGGGACATGTAGGAACACTTCTTCCCAGGGGACCTTACGCaatggctgctgctccaaGGATCCCAAATCGAACAAGACCAGCATCGTGCTGCTTCTGCACACCAGGCGGACTGAAAGCCTGCCAAATACGACTGAATGTGGAACCCATTTCGTTTCTACAGGAGAATCATGGGTTGGTCGTTTTTAGATGCGGTTTAGCACAAAATGTTCCGTTTATTTATGCGCGCCAAGTTGATAGTACTGGCAGTTGAATTCTCCCGGCATTTGTCACCCATTCCCGGAGCAGAGATGGACGGCATGACA from Purpureocillium takamizusanense chromosome 6, complete sequence encodes:
- a CDS encoding uncharacterized protein (EggNog:ENOG503NXSK~COG:G~COG:Q) — encoded protein: MAIIIPAKSHPEVVVQAVAARSRERAEAFAKSQGVPEVKSSYQEILDDPNIDAVLVPLANGLHFEWAVRALRAGKHVLLEKPSVSNSEEAEILFSLPEMSGGNGPILMEACHNRFHPSWILFQSLIDPVDVVHFDTDSMIPWWATSKEDIHFNFNIAGGCIMAMGCYSFAAMRHVFGSEPVECTECTTNHFTDGVHDKCDWAFEAKFRFPNGGIGEARSTLRGKTAWKPSHVRVKTRPVRVLDATLPKTQEKLRVREVTLHGYIQAVAWHRIDVLDSFEIRNKDNGQITKQWSESYFRKAYSFAEAGGEYRDLPGEVWWMSYRYQLEEFVNRIKGRKARFWIDHSDSLNNMKMIDMAYKKSGLGPRPSSGFKWE
- a CDS encoding uncharacterized protein (TransMembrane:1 (i77-98o)~EggNog:ENOG503P4F1); protein product: MAPHARVVMSRQYYSDLEVAPDLTTPEAYHEEKIAHYNNGTLPHAELSTEPHHQHELASSQKPSHQRTICGLSRQKAFWLALVLAVVVLVAVVGGAVGGTQAARSKDNDSDKTNNNNNTSDVPSSSTTPTARDQPTKTILTTTTQANPTQTLYRDCPSSNNTIYNALGSTAYQFRKFCNASFQWSAGAGGRNVVNQRTSSLNDCIDLCVAFNVKNRTEIAAGTSNACNGVCWRNDIGDPDWPGQCFGATIQNSSEAGFPVTRETICDSGAWVNQRLL
- the ARF6 gene encoding ADP-ribosylation factor, Arf Arf6 (COG:U~EggNog:ENOG503NYP1); amino-acid sequence: MSSRDSTAHHHQPTPPDTHRNLRWRTYQDTATTATTTTSFTTTASPKAGSSSRSFSIGLQQSARNTLASIRDRLPSNVHSRLASSEPVTKMGGQISKVMGKIFGSKEMRLLMLGLDAAGKTTILYKLKLGQDVTTIPTVGFNVETVTYKNVKFNVWDVGGQDKIRPLWRHYFSGTQGLIFVIDSADRNRIDEARQELHRIINDREMKDSLLLVFANKQDLKEAMKPQEVTEALQLARLKDKVWYVVPSCATTGEGLLEGLAWLSNNVKSQPAPVKK